A window from Clupea harengus chromosome 14, Ch_v2.0.2, whole genome shotgun sequence encodes these proteins:
- the socs4 gene encoding suppressor of cytokine signaling 4, whose amino-acid sequence MSEKKSRNPDARPKNLRSWSADSYVWSRKKRSRASQNDTRVWGDDNEGPEDQGARSASSSRRWRERKCSCSLLTDGDLDVPCRKALSRRSLRQKFQDAMGQCLPLRTHHHHHHHHHHHAPGASRPFSVLLWSKRKIHVSELMEDKCPFSPKSELAQCWHLIKKHGAPGRPALGTAAERKASLAPSSPPALISWEEMSSQSSQRTQSLDDWDPSCRHDNSDDCCSYTDYILVPDLLQINNNPCYWGVLDRFQAEELLEGQPEGTFLLRDSAQDEFLFSVSFRRYSRSLHARIEQSGKRFSFDGRDPCMYQDSSVTGLLRHYSDPATCLFFEPLLSRPLPRTFPFSLQHLCRAMVCSRTTYQGIEALSLPCPLRDYLRQYHFKCSGACAV is encoded by the coding sequence ATGTCAGAGAAGAAATCCCGAAACCCTGACGCCCGCCCCAAAAACCTGCGAAGCTGGAGTGCAGACAGTTATGTGTGGAGCAGAAAGAAGCGTTCCCGAGCCTCCCAGAACGACACCCGGGTCTGGGGAGATGACAACGAGGGCCCCGAGGACCAGGGGGCACGCTCAGCATCCAGCTCCCGccgctggagagagaggaagtgcagCTGCTCGCTCCTCACCGACGGAGACCTGGACGTACCCTGCAGGAAAGCGTTGTCACGGCGATCCCTGCGGCAGAAATTCCAGGACGCCATGGGTCAGTGTCTTCCTCTTCGtacgcaccaccaccaccatcaccaccaccaccaccacgcgcCTGGGGCCTCTCGCCCGTTCTCTGTTCTGCTGTGGTCCAAGCGGAAGATCCACGTGTCTGAGCTCATGGAGGACAAGTGCCCCTTCTCCCCCAAGTCTGAGCTGGCTCAGTGTTGGCACCTTATAAAGAAACACGGGGCTCCCGGGAGGCCTGCACTGGGGACAGCGGCTGAACGCAAAGCCTCGCTCGCCCCCTCCTCGCCTCCAGCTCTGATCTCATGGGAGGAGATGTCCTCTCAATCCTCCCAGAGGACCCAGAGTCTGGACGACTGGGACCCATCCTGTCGCCACGACAACTCGGATGACTGCTGTTCCTACACCGACTACATCCTGGTGCCGGACCTGCTTCAGATCAACAACAACCCGTGCTACTGGGGCGTTCTGGACCGGTTTCAGGCGGAAGAGCTCCTGGAGGGCCAACCGGAGGGCACCTTCCTGCTCCGCGACTCGGCCCAGGACGAGTTTCTCTTCTCGGTCAGCTTCCGCCGCTACAGCCGCTCGCTGCACGCTCGCATCGAGCAGAGCGGCAAGCGATTTAGCTTTGACGGCCGCGACCCGTGCATGTACCAGGACTCCAGCGTCACAGGCCTCCTCAGGCACTACAGCGACCCGGCCACCTGTCTCTTCTTCGAGCCCCTGCTGTCCCGCCCGCTGCCCAGgaccttccccttctctctgcagcacCTATGCAGGGCTATGGTGTGCAGCCGCACCACCTATCAGGGCATCGAGGCTCTGTCCCTGCCCTGTCCCCTGAGGGACTACCTCAGGCAGTACCACTTCAAATGCAGTGGAGCCTGCGCTGTTTAA